Below is a genomic region from Ictalurus furcatus strain D&B chromosome 27, Billie_1.0, whole genome shotgun sequence.
gtgtaaacttttgaactggatcAGAAATACCGTCACAGCTAAAGATCacgaaaaatgtattaaaacgaACGGTAGACGACAAAAGAAAGTCAAAACGCAGTATTTTCATTAAAGCGGTTTCTCCTGGTTTCAGCGCAAAGCACGTCTCAGGCCAACTCCGTGCCACGCTGCTGTTTGTTCTCGCTCAGCCCGAAGATTTTGCCAGACAACATCGTGAAGGCGCAGCTGTGGATCCACCTGCGTCTGGGCAAAGAGGCCACGACCGTCTTCATGCAGATCTCACTCTTGCAGCCGTCCTTCTACAGCAACCCCCGACCCAAAATCCTCTCTCTAAAGATCGACGCCGATGCCCAGACCAACCCGTGGCAGAGCGTCGACATGAAACAGCTGCTGCAGGCATGGCTCAAGCAGCCTGAGAGTAACTTCGGCATCGAGATCAAGGCCTTCGACAGCCTGGGGAAAGACTTGGCCGTGACGTCCGCTGAATCTGGGGAAGAAGGGCTGGTAAGCGAATTTCATTAACATCTCCGTTACATAGATCTTTCTTTACGTTAAAACTAGCGTTACTTCGTGACAAACCACGGATGTTAGCTTTAGTTTGAAAATTAGCTAGCTTTAGTCtaaattatttagctagctGCATGTTCAGAAGGATAACTAGCTTGTCTTTTGTCATACCTTATCTGCCGAGCTTATGCCTTGGTAGCGTTTATAACTCTCTGAAGAAATGTTGCATGTCACCTCTTTCTCCTTTTGAATCCTATTTTCGCAGCAACCGTTCCTAGAGGTCAAAATCACCGAGGCGCCGAAGCGCTCCAGACGAGAAACCGGCCTCGACTGCAACGAGCTCTCTTCAGAATCCCGCTGCTGCCGTTACCCGCTCACTGTAGACTTCGAGGACTTTGGTTGGGACTGGATCATTGCGCCCAAGCGGTACAAGGCTAACTACTGCTCGGGCGAGTGCGAGCAGGTCCACGCGCAGAAGTTCCCGCACAGGCACCTGGTGAACAAGGCGAACCCGCGAGGTACGGCCGGACCCTGCTGCACGCCCACCAAAATGTCCCCCATCAACATGCTCTACTTCAACCACCGAGAGCAGATCATCTACGGGAAGATCCCTTCTATGGTCGTGGATCTCTGTGGCTGCAACTGAGATTCGCCATCGCGCCGGGATTCCCGCTTCCCGTCTCTGCCGACACGCTGCATACAAAACCCCCACTTCCGATAGAAAGTAAGGCTTCGTTGGGAACATAGAGGAATTCTGCTTCATCTCCATCACAGTACCATTGACCTGCTCATTAACGCATTTTTCTGATTACAGcaacatttaatgatgtggaataTCTGCAAAACAACtcggttcctgttctcacttgcgtataattacttacgccattttttctctcatgaagttaataaggcaaaaaaaaaaaaagcgtaaattcctctgtcctgaagatgtcggaaaacgtaaaagttacagctttacctccgactgttacgaagcgctgacactggagactccttccgtcaaCGTTCATGttaataaacgtctccttacgtTAAGAattaacaatttttaaaaatccgttGATGTTGAGCGTCCGTTGTACAAGTCCCTGCAAGTGatccgttactatagaaacgataacgtctTTGGTTTTCTTTGGTATGTCCTGTTGGAAGTTGGAAATTTATGAGTGTTATAATAGTGACGAGTATTAGTTGAACGCAGCATTAACACTTCCGCTCGGTGCCGATGTAACATTATCATAGCAGCACCATTGAGGCAAGtaataaaacatgcaaaagaaaaTTATAGCAACAttaacaggacaaaaaaaaccttatctTTATTCTTTAAAGTGTTTTAGATGTGGTAAGCAC
It encodes:
- the mstna gene encoding myostatin a; protein product: MLLIIFLISVLSVLGPEGQSPSATLRPPVTKDSGQCSAACESRQQSKLVRLYSIHSQVLSALRLERAPNLTRDAARQIVPKAPPLLELLSRYERHNGSTGEDYEEAEEREEASTETIITMATEPQSTSQANSVPRCCLFSLSPKILPDNIVKAQLWIHLRLGKEATTVFMQISLLQPSFYSNPRPKILSLKIDADAQTNPWQSVDMKQLLQAWLKQPESNFGIEIKAFDSLGKDLAVTSAESGEEGLQPFLEVKITEAPKRSRRETGLDCNELSSESRCCRYPLTVDFEDFGWDWIIAPKRYKANYCSGECEQVHAQKFPHRHLVNKANPRGTAGPCCTPTKMSPINMLYFNHREQIIYGKIPSMVVDLCGCN